CTTACGGTGCCGAGCAACGAACGGAAAGCCGCGGTTGCCATGCGCGCGAAGACTATAAGGAACGGAACGACAGAGATTGGCTCAAGAGAACTCTGGCCACATGGAAAGAGGGGGATGTATTGCCCACCTTGAATTATGAATCCAATTCGAAGGTTTGGGAAATTCCTCCAGGAGAAAGAGGCTACGGTTCCTGCCAGATCATTTGCTCTGAGGATCCTGAGGTTATGGGCCGCGGAATTACACCGCCGGAAACCAATTGAGGAGAGGTATTAAAGTGGGAAGATCTTTAAAATTTAATATTTTTCGATATAACCCCGAAGATCCTGCGTCTGTTCCCCACATGGACACCTTCCACCTGGAAGAAACCGACGCTATGACTCTTTTCATCGCGCTCAATCGCATTCGCGAGGAGCAGGATCCGAGCCTCCAGTTTGATTTCATGTGCCGCGCCGGTATTTGCGGTTCCTGCGCCATGCTCATCAATGGAAGGCCCGATCTGGCCTGCCACACCAAGACGAAAGGGCTGCCTGAAGAGATCACCCTGTTGCCGCTTCCGGTCTTTAAGCTGATCGGAGATCTTTCTGTAGATACAGGAACCTGGTTCCGAGCCATGAATGAAAAGGTTCAATCCTGGGTTCACACGGACAAGGTCTTCGATCCCAATGCTCCCGAAGAGCGTATGGAAAACCAGTTGGCCGAAGATATTTACGAACTGGAACGTTGCATTGAGTGCGGTTGCTGCGTAGCGGCTTGCGGAAAGGCCAACATGCGGTCTGAATTCATGGGCGCCGTTGCTTTCAACCGTATTGCGCGTTTTATGATGGATCCTCGCGATCAGAGGACCGGAAACGAGTACTTTGAAGTGGTTGGCAACGAAGAAGGCATTTTCGGGTGTCTCGGTCTGCTGGGATGCGAAGATGTTTGTCCGAAAGATATTCCTCTGCAGGATCAATTGGGGATGTTGCGCCGTAAAATGGGCTGGCAGTCCATCCGCCACCTTTTCAGCAAGATGATCCCTGAATAACCTCCTGGAAAAAAGGGTGAGTTCCAAGCCTGCATTCCAGAAAACGGCTTTCCCTCCCCGGGATGCTTTTTTTCGGCATACTGCCTGGAATTCCTTTTGCCATGGAGTGAGGTGTTGTTTCGATCTTAACGTTTTACATCCCCCGGCAGACGGAGCTGATCCGCCCGCCGGGGGATGTTGCGTCTTCGGCGCGTCAAGTTCATGCCCCTTCCTGATGAGAACACAACCATCCCTCGAATTGTTCTTCGCGCGAGGTATAGTGTACCAACCCTTGACCGGTTTTTCAGTATTCCATGATCTTTCTGGCGTTGTTTGAGCAGGGGCCGAGCATTCGTTTTGGATAGCCAAGGGATCGAATTTGCTGCTGAAACAGGATCGGCAAGGCGGTTTCGATCGGTAGACCTTTCTTCTCGCCCTTTTTCCCATTTCATCGGTTCATATTGCATTCAGGCAGATGGGGGCCATCTCAGGCACGCCTGTCCGAATGCGAGCCAAACTTTCATCTATTGATCATCGACCGATGATGGTCTGATTTTGGGAGGTTCAAATGGCGGAAATTGTACTTGCTTTGGGGCTTCTGGCCGGAATTTATATGGCGTGGAATATCGGCGCCAACGATATTGCAAATGGAATGGCCTCACCGGTGGCCGCCAAGGCGATCACGTTGCGGCAGGCGGTTTTCATCGGTGGATTTCTTGATTTTGTTGGGGCAGCCTTTATCGGGTCTCACGTCACATCGACCATATCCAGTGGGATTCTCAAAGCAGAACTCGTCACCGACCCTCAGGTGATGAGTGTTGGACTTCTGTCCGCCCTGCTGGCTTCTGCTTTTTGGGTATTCGTAGCCACCTGGAAGCAGCTGCCGGTTTCTACAACCCACTCCATTGTGGGGGCGGTGGTGGGATTCGGAATAGTTGTCGGGGGGGTGTCGGCCGTCAAATGGGGCAAGATCATTCCCATCATCCTCAGCTGGTTGATTTCCCCCGTTTTTGCGGGTTTCCTCGCTTACATGATTTTCGTGTTCATTCGCAGACGGATCCTCAGAAAACCCAAACTTTTTCTGGAAGCCCTCCGCTGGACCCCTTTTTTTTCGGGTGCAACCATTCTTATCGTCATGCTCTCTCTTCTTACTAAAACCCCCTTGGGAGAACGGTTGGGATTGAACCCCGGAGCCAGCGCTGCTGTTTCCATTCTTTTTACGGTTGTGCTGGGCTTTGCAGCGAAAAAATGGATGGCTAAAACGATTCGCAAGGTAGAAGAAGAGGGGGTGGAAGAAATCTTCAGGAGATTGCAGGTATTTACGGCCTGCTATGTTTCCCTGGCGCACGGAGCCAACGACGTGGCCAATGCCATAGGGCCTGTTGCCGGCATTTTCGCCATTTATAAAATGGGGCACATTCCGCAAAGCGCCGAAGTTCCCTTTTTTCTCCTTGCCGGTGGAGGCATTTTCATTGCCATAGGGGTTTTCACATGGGGATACCGGGTGATTGAAACCATTGGCCACAAGATCACCATTCTCAATAATACCCGGGGTTTTTCCGTGGACTTCGGCACAGCCACTTCTGTACTCATTGCTTCGAAAATGGGGTTGCCTGTTTCGACAACGCATGCTGCGGTGGGGGCGGTGATCGGCGTTGGGCTTGCCGGGGGGCTCGCCGCGGTGGACTTTAAAATGGTGTGGAAGATCACGCTGTACTGGCTGATTACCCTCCCTCTGGCGGCATTGCCGACAATCGTTATATTTAAGATTCTTGAAGCAATCTTTTTATAAGTAAAGGAGATTCTATGCGCACGGCATTTCTGACGTTATTTCGCCAATCCCCTTTTGAAGGCCTCAAGAAACACGCGAAACTGATTCAAGAGGCGGCCCCCATATTCAGGCTTGCAGTCCTGGCCCATTTGGATGGGAATAATACTGAATTCGAAAGTTATCACAATAAAATCACCATCATAGAAGACCAGGGCGATGGCATCAAACGCAACATTCGGGGCCATCTGCCTCGAGGGATTTTACTGCCCATGGATAAATTTCAACTGCTCTGGTATCTGCGTGAGCAGGATAAAGTGCTCGATGGGACACAGGATGTACTGCACTGGCTTTCGTATCGAAAGACCGTTGTCCCCGATGAATTGGTGGACGATCTTCTGCTGATGGTTGAAAAGGTGATTGACGTTTTGAAATCCATCCATCCCCTGGTGGTTGCGGCCGACAATTATTTTCAGCATTTTTCCGAAAATCAGCGCAAGGAGGTGAAACAGGCGATTCGCCTGATCCGTGAATATGAATTTCAGTCCGATCAGGTGGAAAGAAAACTGCTTTCGGACATCCTGAGCTATCCGTTTGAAAGCCCTACTTCAGCATATCATCTTGCTGAGTTGATCCGGTATATGGGGGACATTTCCAATCATGCGGAAAACGCGGGTGATATGATGCGAGCCATGATTGCACGGTGATCCATTTTGGGATAAGCGCTCCATCACAAGTTCTTTAAAATTCTGCATGTGAGCGCTTCTTACAATATCGCATTAAGAACCTATCCGGAAACCCCCTGTGGACTTTGCGACACCCCCCTTCAATTCCCCCCCTCGAGGGGGGACCAAGGGGGGTGTCCACTGCTGAGGAAGGTTTTCGGGTAGGCTCTAAATTGCGGTCGAATCTCTCATGAGAATTTCCCATGATTCCGATCCACGAACTTTTTAACCGAATCCGGTGGGACAGGGAATTTGGCAGGGCCGGTTTCGAAATCGGGTATTTTGATCATATCGAACAGCGGATCATCCGCATTCCGTTCCGTGAAATACATTTTGAGGAGGGAAACCATTTCTCCTTTCAACTGCTGGGTCTCGGAGGCGAAACGGTGACCATTCCCTTCCACAGGGTGCGGCAGGTCTTTCGTGATGGAGTGTTGATCTGGGAGAGGACGGGGGCGTAACAGGTCTAAGGGGCTATTTGAAAAATATGGTGGGCAAAATGGAGCAAGTATTTGGGCTGGATCAATAAGTATATATTTTTAATTATTTTTTTAATTTTGATCACTTCCTTGTTTTCCGGCTGTGCCTCCTTGAATTCGAAGAAATTCCTGGAGCGAGAGACCTTTCGAAAGGAGGAGAAAACTGGCGCAAAGGGATGGTGGTACGCAAAGTTTCGAATGGATTGGCCCAAGGATGCGGAGCCACTGTGGCACATGGACCCGCTCCTGGCGCACCGGGTCATAGCCCCTGTTCTAAGCCGCTACAGTGAGGAGATCTCCTTGTGGCGTTTCCATCGAAGGGCCGCTCCGGATGCATCGGGACACCAGTTCAGTTTCATCTTTTATGCGGACCCCCAAGTGGCCGACCGGGTTTTTGCGTCTATTCGATCCAACAGAATTCTGAAAGATATGAAAAGTGCCGGTATCATCCTGGAGGACGTTTACGACGATACCGGCAGAATCAGCAAACCCAATGTGGAGGATACCAGCGATCGCAACTGGTCCCTGCCCATCCAGAAATCCTGGCCCTATTTCATCATGGGAGTCAGTCAAACGTGGCTGGACCTGATTGAACAAGGGGTGGTTCAAAGAGGAAAAATAGACCGCTCGGCATCCTGCCGGGATATATTGGCTTTTTACAAAGGGGTAAATGAAGACATCGGTGCGACATGGCAGAAAGAAGGGCAGCATGCGTTCCTGCATCATCTGAACGCTCTTTTCGGGTATGAACCTCTTGTGATTTACGAGAAACGGCTGACGACATTCTGATGCCGAAGATAAGGGTTCAAACGGCTTCCGCCGCATAGCGGCCGGCGATGCAGAGGGCAGAAGCCGTCGCAACGAACTCGATGAGTTCGGGCAGAGAGATCCTGTCATTGAAGCCTCCGAGGTGAGGGCCGG
This region of Desulforhabdus amnigena genomic DNA includes:
- a CDS encoding fumarate reductase iron-sulfur subunit, whose translation is MGRSLKFNIFRYNPEDPASVPHMDTFHLEETDAMTLFIALNRIREEQDPSLQFDFMCRAGICGSCAMLINGRPDLACHTKTKGLPEEITLLPLPVFKLIGDLSVDTGTWFRAMNEKVQSWVHTDKVFDPNAPEERMENQLAEDIYELERCIECGCCVAACGKANMRSEFMGAVAFNRIARFMMDPRDQRTGNEYFEVVGNEEGIFGCLGLLGCEDVCPKDIPLQDQLGMLRRKMGWQSIRHLFSKMIPE
- a CDS encoding inorganic phosphate transporter, whose amino-acid sequence is MAEIVLALGLLAGIYMAWNIGANDIANGMASPVAAKAITLRQAVFIGGFLDFVGAAFIGSHVTSTISSGILKAELVTDPQVMSVGLLSALLASAFWVFVATWKQLPVSTTHSIVGAVVGFGIVVGGVSAVKWGKIIPIILSWLISPVFAGFLAYMIFVFIRRRILRKPKLFLEALRWTPFFSGATILIVMLSLLTKTPLGERLGLNPGASAAVSILFTVVLGFAAKKWMAKTIRKVEEEGVEEIFRRLQVFTACYVSLAHGANDVANAIGPVAGIFAIYKMGHIPQSAEVPFFLLAGGGIFIAIGVFTWGYRVIETIGHKITILNNTRGFSVDFGTATSVLIASKMGLPVSTTHAAVGAVIGVGLAGGLAAVDFKMVWKITLYWLITLPLAALPTIVIFKILEAIFL
- a CDS encoding TIGR00153 family protein; translation: MRTAFLTLFRQSPFEGLKKHAKLIQEAAPIFRLAVLAHLDGNNTEFESYHNKITIIEDQGDGIKRNIRGHLPRGILLPMDKFQLLWYLREQDKVLDGTQDVLHWLSYRKTVVPDELVDDLLLMVEKVIDVLKSIHPLVVAADNYFQHFSENQRKEVKQAIRLIREYEFQSDQVERKLLSDILSYPFESPTSAYHLAELIRYMGDISNHAENAGDMMRAMIAR
- a CDS encoding DUF504 domain-containing protein gives rise to the protein MIPIHELFNRIRWDREFGRAGFEIGYFDHIEQRIIRIPFREIHFEEGNHFSFQLLGLGGETVTIPFHRVRQVFRDGVLIWERTGA